From candidate division WOR-3 bacterium:
ATCTCAACATCAAACGCGGCCGTTATAATGCCGCCGAAGATCTTGCGAGAGAAGCGTTGGCTGTAGAACCCAATAACCTTTATGCTTATCTTCTACTGGGTGACGTATATATACGCAGAGGCTTCGACGCTCGCAGCAAGTGGGAGCAGAACAAGAGCACAAGCAACTGCAGCGTCCTCAACGCAGCAATGAGTTATTTCAACACGGCGATCTCGCAATACACAAAAGCAAAATCCGACGCGCAGTGGAGTTATTATGCAAACAACGAAATAAAACGCAGTAATACGTGGCTCGACGCATTAAAGGAAGATAAGTGGTTTTACTGCAAGGGCGGATCACAATGAGCAGAGGTATCTCCGGTTTCGGTGTCATTTTCTTGATCATCATTCTTTTGCTTCTCGGCTATGTTGGGTATGAAGTTGGACGGGTACATTTCGGTTATGGCTCGATCAGTGAAAAGGTCGAGAACACCGTACGTATCGGACCGGTACAGAATGATGATATGATCAGAGAAGAGTTGATCAAAAGCGCAGAAGAGATCAAAGTGAACCTGGAACCGGACAGAATATGGATAGATCATTCGATCCCTGATTCATTCCGCATCTACATCGAATACGAAGACTCATCAAGCATCTTCGGAGTATTCACTTACAGTCGAAAGTTCGTAGTAGACAAAATTGCTCCCGTTCAAATGAATTACTGATGCTACAACTCCCGGTACTTCTTCTCAACCAGAACTACGAACCACTCACTATCCTCAGGTTGAGACGAGCAATAACATTATTGATCCTGGAAAAAGTAGATATGGTAGAGAGGGAGGACGGCAAGATCATGCATGCAATCAGTCTGAGCTACCGTGTTCCTTCAGTGATTCGACTGAGATACTACGTGCGCATAAAACGCAAGGAAATATCACTCACGAAGAAGAATGTAATGAAGAGGGATAATCACCAGTGCCAGTATTGCGGTAAGAGAACGGGAATGATGACCGCCGATCATATAATGCCCAAAGCCCTCGGTGGTGGTGAATCATGGGAGAATCTTGTTTGCGCCTGTCACGAATGCAACAACAAAAAAGGAAATCACAGCCTGGGGCGTGCCGGCATGCACCTCTTGAAAAAACCCAAAAGACCAAACTACTTCACCTTCGTGTTGAACGAGTTTGGCAAGCCCAATTCAAAGTGGCGGCCTTACCTTTTTCAATGTTGATAGACGCGTAATAAACATTGTTGCATAGCCTAGTATTATTCGCCATCTTCATCAACAGTCAATTTCCCCTCGTGGAAACGAGGGGAAATGTTTTTTTCTCATCACAATACCTGCTGAAGAACGCACCCACGATAACCGGCGAGCAGGATGCCGAAAAGTTGATATTCATAATCATTGCTAAATACAATAATACCGGGTTCCCGTTCTGCAGGATATATCCTGCCATGGTTGAAAATGATGCAGGTTCTTCGCAACTAATCTTGACGATCGATGAAGGTCCCAGGGTAACGATAGAGGATGTACTGATACGAACCGAAGGTAAAACCGACATTGGGGCTGCAAAACGACTGGCTGATTTTGAGACCGGCGAATATTTCTCGGCGAAGAAGACCGAACGAACCAAGAAAAGGTTGATGGAAACCGGCGCCTTTGAAAGAGTGGATGAAAGTATTCTCGCTCGCGATGGCCGTCATTACCTTATTCTAACGCTGCACGAAAAAGAGAGCGATCTGCTAATGCTATCCGGTTCTCTCAGTGGTGATGACAGGGAATTCGGGGCATCGTTTGCTTCATCCAATCTGCTGGGAACCCTCCGTAAACTGGATTTTGATTATGAATATCAACGGCTCTTCTCGATCAAGGGACAAGAACCCGTGCTAGTCGCTCCGGCCCAGATCGATGCAGAATTTTCCATCCTTACCTACGACAGTACCAGGCTGATAAGCGGACAGGTCAGATTTGGAGCACCGGTTGGCGATTACTTCAGCATTTCGTTGCTCTCCGGTTTTGAACTCGTCAACCACTATGAAAGCGACACGCTGATCTCCGAGAGCTCTGATAACCTTTTGGGTGTTGGCGTGGGTTTTGAATATACCGGCACTGGCTGGTCAACAGATCATCTACTTGGTGTTGATTACCTTTTTCGGACTGATGATCGCCTTAAATTCCTCTACGATGGCAGCTTGAATTTCTTGAGGATCACCATAAAACCACACTACCGTCACGTCCGGACCGATATTTTCGATTTTTTCGACTACGTAAGGATCGGGGGTGCAAAGGACCTGCGTGGCTACCTTGAAGATGAATTCACGGCAAAGCGGGCATTCTGGGTCAACCTTGAATACCACCGCCTGTTCATTTTCCCCCTCTTTGATATCGCCCGGATTGACGGCGATATCGTATATTCCTACGGCTTCGGGATCTCGGCAAAATCCCGGATAGCCGATGCTTCACTCATGCTCGCCTGGCCAAAACGAGGAACATGGTCAGACGGCAAGATACATCTCGCCCTCACCAGAGAGTTCTGATCGACAGAGGCGTTACGTCCACCGTGAACCGCTGTGCTCGAGGTCGGGGTGGATGACATACTTGCAAAATACGGCTCAATTGCTATAATAAAGTTCATAAGAATAAATTCAAGGAGGACAGAGTGCTTTTTTTATTGATGTTCACATACACTTTGCCGATAGACTCACCGATAATGGCAGACATTGAATATCTACAACTCAGGGGTTTCGTACAGATGACCGCCATAAAACCATACGATGTTGATTGGCTGATCGGTCAGATCGATGAGGTCATTATTAATGAAACCAGACTAAATAGTACGGACAGGAAGATAATTTCTGGCTTCTCACCACTTTTAACGAAGAACCCCGGTTTTTCATATTTGTTACATGTAATCGGCCAATATGAAAGCAATCCTGAGCTCTACTACGGAGCCCTGGATGAAAGGTTTGGCGGAACACTGTTCACTCACTTGAATTTCTCTCACGCGATGCGGATCAGGCGCGCGAATACGCTTGATACTCTCGGGCCCAAATCATGGAATGATTTCCAGAGCTACCTCAATGAAGGGCTCGTAAGTTTTACCCACAAGAAGATCAAACTGGACGTGGGCCGTCGTGATGTGTTCTGGGGGGCTGGCGCCGAGCACGGCTTGCTTCTCTCTTCAGCAGCTCAGGGATACGACGGGTTCCTTCTTTCTGTTCCAGGACAACTTTTGGAATTCCACGGGATGTTTTCTATTCTTGATGCAGCGAAATCCAGATTTCTGTCTGTCCATCGCCTCGGATTGAACCTCAGGGGATTTTTGAAAGTAGGTTTTTCAGAATCTATATTATCTGCCGACTCCCTCGAACCGTCTTATCTTAATTTCTTGCTTCCCTTCTATCTTGCACAATGGAGCAGCTATCGTGATGACAACATCATGTGGGCCCTCGATTTACAGCTCCATCTCTTCAATTCGATATTCTACGCCGAGTTATTGATCGATGACTACATGTACGAAGATGACCCATACCCAAATAAACTCGCATACCAGGTCGGATTGAAATCATTGATAGCAAGATCTCTCATTGCACACATCAATTATACGTTTGTTGACAAATGGGTCTACACACAGCGTCAGCCACAAAACGTCTACGAGCAACGAGGGCGCTGTCTTGGTTTTCCTTTGGGCAACGATGTCGATGAATTATCGCTTGCACTAAAATACGTTAATGCTTACGGCATATTCCCACACCTCTCTATCGACTACATTAGAAAAGGTGAAGGTAGCATTTATATTCCCTACGAGGACGAAGGGGGAACCATAAATCCGGCATTTCCCTCAGGCGTCGTCGAGAAAACACTGGAG
This genomic window contains:
- a CDS encoding HNH endonuclease — encoded protein: MLQLPVLLLNQNYEPLTILRLRRAITLLILEKVDMVEREDGKIMHAISLSYRVPSVIRLRYYVRIKRKEISLTKKNVMKRDNHQCQYCGKRTGMMTADHIMPKALGGGESWENLVCACHECNNKKGNHSLGRAGMHLLKKPKRPNYFTFVLNEFGKPNSKWRPYLFQC